The Streptomyces sp. NBC_00576 genome contains the following window.
CGGTCAGGCCGGGCACGAACACCCCGTCCGCGCCCGCCTGTTGGTAGGCGTCGAGGCGGGTCATGGTGTCCCGGGCCAGAGTGGTGGACCGACGGTCACCGAGCCAGTACGTGTCCGTCCGGGCGTTGACGAAGACGCCCGGGGCGGCGGCCTTGACGGCGGCGATCTTCTCGGCGTGCAGTGCGGCCGGTCCGAGACCGTCCTCCAGGTTGATGCCGACGGCGCCGACCACGGACAGTTCCCGGGCGAACTCCCCTACCTGGAACGGATCTTCGCTGAAGCCGCCCTCGGCGTCGACGGACAGCAGGAAGTCCTCCGTGCCGAGGTTCAGGGCGAGCTGAAGAGTGTGGTCGCGGGTCGCCGCCGCACCGTCGGGCAGTCCGACGGCCGCGGCGACGCCGAGACTTGTGGTGCCGATCGCCGCGAAGCCCTGTGCGGCGAGGAGCACGGCCGAGGCGTGATCCCAGGCGTTGGGGAGCAGGAGCGGCTCGTCGCGGTGGTGGAGGGCGGCGAAGGCGGACATGGGCGCGGTCATGCGGCCACGGTAAGGGCGCAATCGTTCGGCGCCCGCCGAACCGTCCCCGCCTGATCGGCCTGCGGCCAGACCCGGTCCGGCCCGATCCGGCAGCAACCTTTCCTCACCCCCGGCGGCAACCTTTCCCCACCCCCCGGCAACAGACAGGCATGACATCAGCACCACTCCCCCGCACCCCCGCCCACCGCCGCACCCACGCGGCCCGCAAGCCCCTGATCGGCGGGCTCGCGGCGGTCGGGCTGCTCGCCGGCGCCTGGTACGCGACCGCCGGGGCGGCGACCACCACGGCGACGCCCGCCGCGCCCACCCTCGCCGTCACGAGCACCTCCGTGACGCTGCCGGCCAAGTTCCCCTATCTGTCCGCCGGTTACAACAACACGCGGGAGTGGACTCGCACGGCGACAGCGGTCGCGCCCAACGGCACGCTGCGGGTGGCGTGGCCGGCCTCGGACGGTGTGCACGTGACGCCGCTGACCTCGGCGGGCAAGCGCGCGGGCGGCGACTCGGTCGTCAGGGGGGCCAAGGAGGTCGGTGGACTGGTCGCGCACAACGACGGCTTCGCGCTGCTCACCCGGGTCGCCGACACCAACAAGTGGAAGGAGACGGCGGCGGCCCTGGTCCGCTTCTCGCAGGGCAAGGAGGCCTGGCGCACCAAGCTCACCGGCACCGCGTCCCACGACACGTCCCCGACTCTGGACGGCCAGCTCACCTGGAACGGCACCAAGTACGGCGCCTACTTCGTCGTACACGGCGCGGGCGGCTTCGCCGACGGACACTTCGGCGACAAGCTGTCGTACCTGAGCTCCAAGGGGGCGAAGCTCAGCGGTGGTTGGGGCTGGGGCTGCTCCCACAACGAGGGCATCGCCCTGCACGCCGAGGCCACCGGCGCCTTCACCTCCCTCTGCTTCGACGACTGGCGCTCGGGCCTGTTCGTGTCGACGGGCATCGGCGCCCCGGACAACGCCCCGGCCGTGCAGCGCGAGCAGTGCTGGGCGGGCTACTGCGGCGGCACGTACGCGGGCCGCACCGGCGACCTGGTGAAGGCGTCCACGGGCCGCTACGCCACCGCCTACGGCTCCCGCGGCTCGGCCTCCGCCGCGAAGAACCCGGACGACTCGAGCGGCCGGGGCTGGACGGTGAAGCCGAGGTGGAGCACCCACCAGGTGGCGGTGTCGTTCCTCAAGAACCGCAACTCCCCTGCGGGCAAGGCCATTTACCTGACGAACGCGCCGGGCACCGAGCACGTGAACGTCCGGGTCGCCCCGTACGGCAAGAACCGGCTGCTGGTGTCCTGGGAGTCCCTGAAGAACGCCAAGTGCGCGAGCGGCACCTGCACCGGCACGTTCACGGGCACGCATCTGCGGCTGATCGACTGGAACGGCGCGTTCAAGACACCGGACAAGGTCGTGCCGGCGCGCATCACGGGTGACATGGCGGCCCTGAAGGACGGCTCTCTGGCCTGGGCGTACGCACCGGTGACCCCGTCTTACGCGACCCCGCTCACAGGCGCGTCCCCGACCGCCGCGACGCTGCGCATCGCCCGTCTGGCGCTCTGAACCGGCCGCACCGGCAGGACCACATGCATCTCGGCCCGCGAAATCGCGGCACCGGAGAGGTACTGAGCAGCCGGGGCGCGCTGCTGTCAAACCTGGAGCGCCCCGGTTCCGGTCGGGACGCTCCAGGGGCTCTTGCCGGGCCAGGGGCGGCGCTAGCGCACCCCGCCGCGCGGAACCAGCCGCTGCGCCACCAGCTCGTCGCGCACCAACTCGGCGTACACGGTGGCCCCGTGGACGGACGTGTGGGTGTTGTCGCGCTTCTCGTTGTAGAGGTAGAGCGCCTTGGAGCCCTCGACGCCGAGGGACTCCACCAGCGCCTTCGTCTTCGCCGTGAGGTCGATCAACGGCACACCGCGCTCCGCGGCGACCGCGCGGATCACCGCCGGGTGGTCGACGCCGAGGCCGTTGACCAGCAGGGCGGTGCCGTTGTTCAAGGTGCCGTCGGAGTTGAACCAGCGGCGCACGATCGGGGTCACCAGTACCGGTTTCCCCCCTCGCTCGCGAATACCCGCGACGAGCGTCTCCAGGTTCGCGCGGTACGTCGGCCCGTCGGTCTGCTTGTCGTTGTGGGCGAGTTGGACGAGGACCAGGTCGCCGGGGCGGATCAGCGGCTGGACGGTCGGGAAGAGCGCCGAGTTGGCGAGGTAGGTGACCGTACTCTCGCCGGAATCCGCGTAGTTGGCGACGGACAGGCCCTTGCGGAGGTACTGCGGGAGTTCCTGACCCCAGCCGGTGTACGGGTCGCCGGGCTGGTCGCAGACGGTCGAGTCGCCGACCAGGAAGATCTGCCGGGTGTGGCGGGCGGCTGGGGTCACCCGGATGTCCGCCAGGGCCGGCGCCGAGCCGCCGAGCACCAGGTCGAGGCCTGGTGTGCCTTCGGGGCCGGTCGGTTCGCCCTCGGGCGTACGGACGTTGACGGTGAAGCTGCGGGCCACGTGCTCGCCGGCGGCCGTGGCGGTCTCCGGGAGGAGCGCGCGCCTGGTCTCGCCCGTGACGGCCGTACCGGCGGCGGCCTCACCGCCCAGCAGCACCCGTACGTCGTACGTGCCCGGCGCGACGTCGAAGTGGCAGGCGGTGGCGGTGCAGTTCTCGATACCCAGGGCGCGCGGGCCGTGCGAGGGCCGTTGGTGGGCGGCTGCGGGTACGGCGGCCAGGGTGGTGGCCGTGCTCAGGGTCACGGCCGCCAGCACGGCTCGGTTGAAACGTCTCATTGTGTTTCCCACAGCAGTCCTCCGACGCTCGACAAGGCCCAGCGGCAGGACCGTACATCGTCTGGCAAGCGCTTTCTAGAGTCGTGCACGATTTCACACAACTGCCAACTTCCTTACAACGAAAGCCCTTTCGCGAAATCGATTCAACTGTCAGTCTTCCGAACACCGCGCACCCCCCACGCCCCACACCCCCACACCCCACCTCCGAAGGAGGCACCCCCACATGTCCGCAGCCAACGACAGACACCCCGGGCACTCCGTGACCCACCTCGGCCGCCGTGCGCTCGTCCTCGGCGCCACGGCCGCCGCCGCCGGACTCGCTCTCCCCGGCACCGCGCAGGCGGCGACCTTCGGCTACACCGACGACGGCACGAACTACGTCATCGACACCGGCGCCAACCTCGTCTTCAAGGTCCGCAAGTCCAACGGCGACCTGTCCTCGCTGGTCTACCGGGGCACGGAGTACCAGGGCTACGGCGGCATGAACTCGCACATCGAGTCCGGCCTCGGCTCCTCCACGGTGACGATCCAGCAGTCCGGTTCGACGATCCTGGTCAGCGTCACCTACGGCACGCTCAAGCACTACTACGCGGCCCGCAGCGGCGAGAACAACGTCTACGTGTGGACCAACAAGGCCGACACGTCGGTCTCGGCGACCCGCTTCATCCTGCGCGTCAAGGCGGGCCTGTTCCTCAACGACGAGCCTGACTCGTACACGTACACGAACAGCACCATCGAGGCCTCGGACGTCTTCGCGAAGTCCGACGGCCAGACCCGCTCGAAGCACTACTCGAGGCTGCGGGTCATGGACTACAACTACGTCGGCTGGAAGACCGGCAGCGTCGGCCTGTACGTGGTGCGAAGCAACCACGAGAAGGCCTCCGGCGGCCCGTTCTACCGCTCCCTCCTGCGCCACCAGAGCGCGGACGGCGGCGGTCTGTACGAGATCCTGTACTACGGCCAGAACCAGACCGAGGACCAGCGCTTCGGCCTCCAGGGCCCGTACGTCATCGCGTTCACGGACGGCGGAGCGCCCTCGTCGTCCCTGTACGCGGGCACGCTCACCACCTCGTGGGCTGACTCGCTCGGCATCTCCGGTTACGTCGGCGCGGGCGGCCGGGGCCGGGTCGCGGGCGTCGGGATCACCGGGCGCAACACGGCGTACGCGTACACGGTCGGGATCGCCAACTCAGCGGCCCAGTACTGGGGTTCGGCCCGTGCCTCCGACGGTTACTTCTCCATCGCGGGAGTCCTGCCGGGGACGTACACGCTCACCGTGTTCAAGGGTGAACTCGCCGTCTACACCACCTCGGTGTCGGTGTCGGCCGGTGGCACGACCACGCTCAACTCGATCGCGATCCCGTCCTCGAA
Protein-coding sequences here:
- a CDS encoding rhamnogalacturonan lyase B N-terminal domain-containing protein, with protein sequence MSAANDRHPGHSVTHLGRRALVLGATAAAAGLALPGTAQAATFGYTDDGTNYVIDTGANLVFKVRKSNGDLSSLVYRGTEYQGYGGMNSHIESGLGSSTVTIQQSGSTILVSVTYGTLKHYYAARSGENNVYVWTNKADTSVSATRFILRVKAGLFLNDEPDSYTYTNSTIEASDVFAKSDGQTRSKHYSRLRVMDYNYVGWKTGSVGLYVVRSNHEKASGGPFYRSLLRHQSADGGGLYEILYYGQNQTEDQRFGLQGPYVIAFTDGGAPSSSLYAGTLTTSWADSLGISGYVGAGGRGRVAGVGITGRNTAYAYTVGIANSAAQYWGSARASDGYFSIAGVLPGTYTLTVFKGELAVYTTSVSVSAGGTTTLNSIAIPSSNDPSNASAIWRINDWNGTPSGFKNADLMTYAHPSDVRAAAWTGNVVVGSGTETSGFPCYIWKDVNSGLLVYFKLTAAQAAAAHTLRIGVTTAYANGRPQVVVNDTWTSAIPSPPTQPNTRSLTNGSYRGNNNTFTYSVPASAWLTDTSQYNVLKINVVSGSGTTSYLSAGTSIDALDLLG
- a CDS encoding isocitrate lyase/PEP mutase family protein, yielding MTAPMSAFAALHHRDEPLLLPNAWDHASAVLLAAQGFAAIGTTSLGVAAAVGLPDGAAATRDHTLQLALNLGTEDFLLSVDAEGGFSEDPFQVGEFARELSVVGAVGINLEDGLGPAALHAEKIAAVKAAAPGVFVNARTDTYWLGDRRSTTLARDTMTRLDAYQQAGADGVFVPGLTDPTGIAALVKSLDVPLNILCSPTGPTVAQLGDLGVRRVSVGSLLYRRALGAAVEALGDIRAGRAPRGASPSYDEVAALGHQRR
- a CDS encoding rhamnogalacturonan acetylesterase, with product MRRFNRAVLAAVTLSTATTLAAVPAAAHQRPSHGPRALGIENCTATACHFDVAPGTYDVRVLLGGEAAAGTAVTGETRRALLPETATAAGEHVARSFTVNVRTPEGEPTGPEGTPGLDLVLGGSAPALADIRVTPAARHTRQIFLVGDSTVCDQPGDPYTGWGQELPQYLRKGLSVANYADSGESTVTYLANSALFPTVQPLIRPGDLVLVQLAHNDKQTDGPTYRANLETLVAGIRERGGKPVLVTPIVRRWFNSDGTLNNGTALLVNGLGVDHPAVIRAVAAERGVPLIDLTAKTKALVESLGVEGSKALYLYNEKRDNTHTSVHGATVYAELVRDELVAQRLVPRGGVR